The DNA sequence GATGTTCCTGGTCGCCTGGCTGTTCCTGGTCTACTTCCCGTTCGTCCACATGATCTGGGGCGGCGGCCTGCTCGCGAAGTGGGGCGTGCTGGACTTCGCCGGCGGCATCGCGGTGCACAACATCGCCGGCATGGCGGCGCTCGCCTCGGTGCTCTACGTCGGCCGGCGCAAGGTGGCCGACAGCGTGCCGCACAGCATCCCGCTGGTCGCGCTGGGCACCGGCCTGCTGTGGTTCGGCTGGTACGGCTTCAACGCCGGCAGCCAGCTGAAGGTCGACGGCATCACCGGCCTCGCCTTCCTGAACACCGACATCGCCGCCTCCTTCGCCGGCCCCACCTGGATGCTGCTGGCCTGGATCTTCGAGCGCAAACCCAAGTTCCTGGGCCTGCTCACCGGCGCGGTGGCCGGCCTCGCCACCATCACCCCGTGCGCGGGCTACGTCACGCCGGCGAGCGCGATGCTGATCGGCATCCTGGCGGGCGTCGTCTGCTACGGCGCTGTGAGCCTGAAGAACCGCCTGCGCTGGGACGACGCGCTGGACGTCTGGGGCGTGCACGGCGTGGGCGGCGCCCTGGGCATCGTCATGCTGGGCCTGCTCGGCACCACCGCCGTGAACGCGGGCGGCCAGAACGGCCTCTTCTACGGCAACCCGGGCTTCTTCGTGAAGCAGGTCGTCGCGATCCTCGGCTCCTCGGTCTACGCCTTCGGCTTCACCTGGCTGATGCTCG is a window from the bacterium genome containing:
- a CDS encoding ammonium transporter, which translates into the protein MSAFDSGHTGFMLVATSLVMLMTPGLAFFYGGLVGRRNVLSIMIQSFVSMGITTIIWYVCGYSLCFSGGAGGIIGNLDLAFLRGVGPLTPFGEGHIPLYVFIAYQMMFAIITPALITGAFANRIRFGAYLMFLVAWLFLVYFPFVHMIWGGGLLAKWGVLDFAGGIAVHNIAGMAALASVLYVGRRKVADSVPHSIPLVALGTGLLWFGWYGFNAGSQLKVDGITGLAFLNTDIAASFAGPTWMLLAWIFERKPKFLGLLTGAVAGLATITPCAGYVTPASAMLIGILAGVVCYGAVSLKNRLRWDDALDVWGVHGVGGALGIVMLGLLGTTAVNAGGQNGLFYGNPGFFVKQVVAILGSSVYAFGFTWLMLAVINRVTPVRTTEVEEQKGLDDALHGETAYEQGI